The DNA sequence CGCTTGGCTGCCGAAGGAAGAGGGGAATGGGGACTAATACGCGGAATAGGCCGTTGGCCTAGCGAGCGTGGGAGTTCACCCCGTTCTCTTCTTCTAAAAGTAGTAACTTAAAAACAGTAAGGCAAATCTAAAGGCGAGCGGATAAAGTATTGTAGACCAACATCGCAATTTAAGATGCTAGTTCCTCGTAAAGAATCAACAAATTAGTATTGGACAAAAGTGAAATGAAATATATCCACAAATAAAGTTACCAAAAAGGGTAACATGAGCTATCTTTGTAAAGTATGAGAATAGTAAAAGAGTCAACATTAACCGAGTATTGTAAGGAAAGCAAACATCAACAGGCGGAGGAGTCTGTTAAAGCTTGGATTTACGAGGTTAGGTTCTCAACATGGCATACCGCAAATGAGCTAAAAGCAAAATACGGCAATGCCAGTATTATAAGTTCAAAGCGTGTAGTGTTCAACATAAAGGGCAATGATTACCGCTTGATTGTTGACGTAGAGTATAAGTTGAAAATAGTCTTTGTCGTTTGGTTCGGAACACATAAGGAATACGACAAGATAGATGCAAAAACAGTAAGATATGAAGACCAAAATATTAAAAACTGAAAAGGAATATAGCGAAGCTTGCGAGCGTATTTATACCCTAATTAACAGCACTGCTGAGGCCATTGAACCGGACAGCCCAGAAGGTGAAGAAATGGAGTTACTATCGTTGCTAGTGGGAAAGTATGAGCAGGAACATTACCCCATTGAGGCACCAAACCCCATTGAGGCCATAAAGTTTAGAATGGAACAAATGAATTTAAAACAGGTTGATGTAGCACTATTGTTTGGAGGAAAAACAAGGGTATCGGAAGTTTTGCATGGTAAACGACCATTGACTCTAAAAATGATAACCCTGCTGAACAGATATTTAGGAATTCCATTGGAATCGTTGGTTGCAGGAAACAAAGAGTTGACGCTTG is a window from the Williamwhitmania sp. genome containing:
- a CDS encoding helix-turn-helix domain-containing protein — translated: MKTKILKTEKEYSEACERIYTLINSTAEAIEPDSPEGEEMELLSLLVGKYEQEHYPIEAPNPIEAIKFRMEQMNLKQVDVALLFGGKTRVSEVLHGKRPLTLKMITLLNRYLGIPLESLVAGNKELTLEPEKRDKLLRIASIKEYISR
- a CDS encoding type II toxin-antitoxin system HigB family toxin, with the translated sequence MRIVKESTLTEYCKESKHQQAEESVKAWIYEVRFSTWHTANELKAKYGNASIISSKRVVFNIKGNDYRLIVDVEYKLKIVFVVWFGTHKEYDKIDAKTVRYEDQNIKN